The DNA sequence GAGCGCGAATCCGTAGTTGTCGTGCTGTCCCACCGGCTCCCAACAGTGATCTGAAACGGGAGACGGTTATGCGAATCGTAGGGTTAGATGTGTCGCGCTCCGTGGCCGAGATCGCGTACCTGGAGGATGGCACGCTGCATGCAGGCGGCCGCACCGGGTTGCGACGCGATGAACTGGAGCGCTTTGCGGCAAAGCTGCGTGCCACCGATCATGTGGTACTCGAAGCGACCGGCAATACCACTGCCATCGTCAACGTCTTGCGCGCGCATGTCGCGCGTGTGGCGATTGCCAATCCGCTGCAAGTTAGGCTGATCGCGGAGGCTCGCGTCAAGACGGACAAGATCGATGCAGCCGTGCTGGCACAGCTGTATGCGAGCGGTTTTCTGCCGGAAGTATGGATGCCGGACGAGCACACGCTGGCGTTGCGTCGACAGATCGCGCGCCGCTCACAGCTGGTGCGGCAACGTACACGGCTGAAGAACGAGATTCACGCAGTCCTGATTGCACACCTGATCGAGCGGTGTCCCGCCACCGATCTTTTTGGCAAGAAGGGGCGTGCGTGGCTCGGTGTTCAACCGCTGCCACTGGATGAACGACTGGGTGTTGAGCAGCGACTGCGCGAACTGGACCGCCTCGGCGACGATCTGCGCGAGGTGGAGCAAGCGCTCGCGCAAGCGACCATCGACGATGCGCGATT is a window from the Burkholderia vietnamiensis LMG 10929 genome containing:
- a CDS encoding IS110 family transposase, which produces MRIVGLDVSRSVAEIAYLEDGTLHAGGRTGLRRDELERFAAKLRATDHVVLEATGNTTAIVNVLRAHVARVAIANPLQVRLIAEARVKTDKIDAAVLAQLYASGFLPEVWMPDEHTLALRRQIARRSQLVRQRTRLKNEIHAVLIAHLIERCPATDLFGKKGRAWLGVQPLPLDERLGVEQRLRELDRLGDDLREVEQALAQATIDDARLRVMLTITGVNTTVAIGLLSAIGDIARFPNPEKLVSYFGLNPSVYQSGPAPARHGHITKRGRSYARAMLVEAAWGATQAPGPLRAFFLRVRDRRGQQIAAVATARKLAVIVWYVLTRGEPFAWDRPALTAHKLRALELQAGMPAQHGPRKGSAAAYSLKSVRQQERAVAEQSERTYQRLFNRWKQSRPKSDSAPIRWPQART